The region acacacacacacacacacacacacacacacacacatttatacacatacatgtattatttgttCAATGCTCAAGTTGTCATAGTGCAAACTGATAAATAAAGAGCTTCATTTGAAATAACTCCAAGGTATAGATGGTTGAAGCTGTGTGAAAGTAGGATTACTTACCATACCAAGGACTCTACCCGAGTTACCAACCAATGGAAAAGTGTCTCCACCTTTCTCCAGTTTGCGGATCTAAGAGAAATGAATAAGGACATGAGTTCACATGATGTTCATTGATTATATCACAGTTTGATGCCAAGCTATATTCTACATACACTTTGTGACATGAACACAGGAATTACAACTCACCTTTTCTAAATGTCTTGAATTTTTCTCTAGTCCATCAACTTGAAATAATTTTTTGGCCACACCAATGCATGGAATATCACTTAGTACACCTAAATGGCATGCTGTCCCAAACTCTgttgaaaaacaaaactaaGTTCAAGCATACACCTTAATACCAGGAGTTGACTTCAGGGTGTATGGTGCAAGttaaaaatgaatacaaacgagatacaaactgaatgccttctgtaaggacaaaaaattagtcttttaattatttttcttaCAGAAATTATCAGAATGACCATACATGGTATATCCCTTGATTGgtaaatttcattatttatacaaataacccatttaattttttttaaaacaatatcaATAGGGTTTTATAGGATATCAGgtttttgttatcatcaatgtatttagaaaattacatgacattacattatGCTTCTTATATTAAGATAATGctcaattacaaaaaataatcaattatgcaCATGAATAATCAAACTTAGTAATTACTAAAGTCAAAATTTGTGGATGGGGTCTATTTTGGGGTTTAAAACCATTGcttattagaatagtgacataCATAGATAATCAAAGTTTGAATGAGAACATTCGTTAACATTATACATGGAATCCGAAGACATGTGATGCAGGCAagtgtatagcgccctctagtgataattgaacaaataaaaacaaaagaatttgttGTGATGTTTCAAGAGGACAGTCATGCTAAATCTGAagaatacaaaaatatttacattctaAATGACTTATTAATGTGTGTTCGCAACTAATTACTAGTTGACTTCCTCTGTTGCACAGgatatttgtacttttttttatctttaacaGTCTTTATACACCACCAATCTTTAGAGTGGCTGATCTACCACAGATTATTTCCAACATTTTACTTTGTATGACTTAAGCTTACCTCTTGGATGTATTAGACCATTTCCATCTACCAGTATTACCTatcataacaaacaaacaaacaaacaaacaaacaaacaaacaaacaaacaaacaaacaaacaaaaaacaagacGGGTGTCACAAATATTGTTACCAAATCTACTTTTTCACAATTTGCTAAGAattacactgaacacactagtCCTGGGTTAGAAACTTACCTGAGCTTCaaaacaaatgttacatttcGTCAAACCAAGAATCACTGATTGACCAAGTTGGTATATGAATGTTGTTAAAACAATAAATATCTATTTTGCTATGCGGAATAATTGAAATTATATCTAGTGAATGTTACTAAGGGAGTTCACCatagaaataaagaaatttggAATATCCAACTTTCAGTGTGAATCTGTTGTGTCATTGCAAGTCTAATATCAGGCTGTATATAACACAAGAAATATGTCAAAATGTAATCACTGTGTTACTAACATCAGGCGTGCGACATGATGATGTGATGCTGTTCCTgattctattccattctatttTCCATTCCcttccattctattctattctattctattctattgtgTTGCATGGTGTTGTGCTGTGTTCTGctgtactgtgttgtattgtgcAATGCTGTGATGTAATGTTCTGTATTGTACTGTgctgtgtactgtactgtgttgtattgtattcaaTTGTGCTATGCTGTGATGCGCTGCACCTGTGTTGTGATGTGCTGTATTAttctgtactatactatactgtgcTGTAATGTACATGTTGCATTCACCACTCACCTGTGGCAACAGCTCAGGTTTCTCTACTCTTAGTTTGTCAATGCAGTCTACAAGAAATTTAACTTCCCTGAATGCAAGGAATCCTGGGATATATGGTGAAGTGAGTTGTACCATAGTACAGTCAGAATGTATCACCtaagtttaaaaaaagaagaaaaaaaagtgtatttcaaatgtgaaagaAAAGACATGTCTACATATTGCTGCAAATTACTTTTCAACTTTACAAGAAATGTAGGAAAGTGTTGAAACTTATGTCATTTGTAAAGTTAATAGATAAATGATTCTTACCTCCAAATCTGGGTATGAGCAAACTATTAAGGAGgcacatgcattgacattatcTCCTTTCACAAAGGAGATATCCACACCACCAACATACTCTAAACCTTCAAATTCTTTTGATGACTGCCATGTTTCTGTGTTCTCTGTAATCAGCTTGGCTTTCAGCTCATTTTGTTCTCTGTAGAAAAAGGTTGTGATTCACTttgtcccaatttcaactcaccctattttcaactcgccccattttcaactcgccctaATTTCAACTCGCCCTAATCTCAACACGTTTATAAATCTACATGTTACATGGTCTCGAAGAATGGGGGCcgaaaaatttacatgattttacgtATGTGGCCAGTTGAAGCCTAGCAAATGTAGCATTtcatagcagaaagtggtgGTCGAGCATGCATGTGTTTTTGGCAAAGTGtttgctagatctagcacttatactagcacaaatAGGCAACGGTGTCTATtaactttcctcagtcatggagTATCACTTTTCGCATTatgacttaatgtttacaacccaaataataatgataataaccagggagaatacTAGTGACTGACATGCTTACGACTTCTGTGTATAGGTTTTGGAGATAtgtctcctctccctagttaacgcagcaagttgaaaatgggacgagttaaaactggggcgagttgaaaaggGGCTAGGGggtgagttgaaatgggacaaGTTGATCTGTCACTGTGGAAAAGTATTGTCACAAGTCAGAGACGTGTGAATAAATCCTCATGCAAGGAACACCTTTTTCATCATCACAGACACCTCAGCctgttaaaataatgtattaaACTCAATGATATATATGTCAGCCTGGAATAAAAACAAGTACTtcgtttgtatttgttttcacttGAGGGTTTGGGAATTCCAGagttaagggggaggggggggggtctggtaATTGATGTTAATATTTCCATataaaaataagaaaacaacataaaaactAAAAAAGATGTCTCACTTTTCCCAGCGTTGTCTTACTTCTTCATCTATCATAACTGTACTTTTGTTGTCGTCTCCACTTTGAACCGCCGgtttatttgacatttcatGGTTGGTACTCTCAGTctgtctttcatttgtgtggatttcCACACAGTGATCAGACCGTTCATCTTTCGTCACACAACAACCCATCTTTACCacttacaatgtctatgtttgGAAGCATCTATAGACTATAGCGTCATCGGGACGAATTGGGGAGGCAAAATATAAGATGACGAAATCAGAAGCAATATTCTTGTTGGTCGTTGTTTCAAAACCTTGTTTGAATAAATCCCGATAAGCTAGCTTTTATCATTTGGTGAAACTTCATGGACTTTGAGGCACAACTAAATGGCACATTTCATGTACAGTTGAATTGCCTGCACAATTTTGGTTCCTCGGTTAATGCACGGGTTCCATGGCAGGCTATTTAATTCAATCATGCATGGTGTTTTCGCGCTTAAATAAAGGAAATGGAAAAAATTATATTAACCTGCCCAAATATAGCCTACATAAAAGTTATGAAATGTGAAAACAGCTGAATTTCAGGACTGTTTCAGAAAAATCAAATGTTACTGTCAATGTTTTCTTTGGTAGCGGTAACACAGGGCGCAGCCATTTTGTTGTGACAGACATGCGCAGAACTATCCTATCAGTTCCCCTAGCCATGAAATTAAATATGTCTATGCCATACTGTACAAGTATCGAAGGATAAATAACTCATATTAGAATTATCATTATCTAACTTTGTGTATCTCATAATAAATTTCGTGATAAATCTACATATTTAGAATTATTTCCGGATAAAATTATTAAACGATCTTTGTTTCTTAGTATCTGACCCCTGACCTCTAGCCCCGAATGTATGAATTTTAGCCAAGCTAAGTGGTCTTAATGGTTACCAACAACAACGGTCCGTCCGAGCCGCAGTGATCTCCAAACCGTCAAATTCTAAAGTTGTTTTCGGATTTTATATATTTGGTCTGTTGAAAACACTTCGTTGACGTTCATCCAAAGAAGCTTTTCCTTTACATTGTCCAGTCGGCCCCATATCACATTTTAAATATGGAAGAACCAACAGAAGGCAAGAAGGAAGAAAAGGAGACTGACATCAGGAGGCTACAAACATACCCCTTGATTAGGGTATGTTATTACTTGAAGTTTCTGTTGCTATGAATCTCGAAAGAAGTGATGTGTTCCACTAGTTGTGTTAGTTTTATCCCTGTTATGCTATTCAACAattttgatattgcatgtattacCTCACAGACATATAATTATATCCATAATATCGTGATTCTGTTGCATTTGTTGTAGGGTTGTTGAGttgagtgtacatgtagtaatctTGGATACATTGTACGTCTGTGCTCACAAATAACATTCACGAACAAGTGAAAAGCTGCTGGAGATACATTTACCGCTTTATTAGGGGAATAatcacagctttttcggaagaAATGAAACGTGATTCACCATTATTCATACTTACGCATACGACTGTACTGTAGTCTGCAGTTTCAAACATTGACATTGTTGGCTGCCTATccaatacattgcaatataacCATTGGCGATACACCCTAAATAATATAGGATTATGAATAGTATACAATAACATAGATGCATATAGTCAAAAGCTCTTCacatatacataacaaatatgTATGCTTTATCATTTGCTACTTAAAACCAAgtatatgtcatgttatgtttgtCATTTGAAATCgaatatgttaatttgtttgtgatGAACCACATGCATTTTGTGTGCCTTGAACCAAGTATGgattactttatttcattatgATTACTTTTTATGtactaatttcaaaaaaaaagttgtgtggttctgattatgctctcaattttagaataggtggggtaggtagattttataattatatttttttttcatatgtgagtgtctagttcaggtagttatgtttgccattgttttccatatggtcactgtgttattgatttcttctcataagatgtacagccattacagattggaagaacagttttatattgtctttttaagttggtgtcagtttccgcatccactatctcttgtgagacttcacaattttcgtgatttatttttttttctcgaatacgtaaaaaaaaagtttatggttggtgtaaaaaactaggtgggggtcaggtaaccggaaccaaacaatttttttattaggcctaagtggaaacatcatttcaaaaggTTTCAAACAAATTCTAATGTAGATTTCTAATGTAGGAATttaatcaaattaaaaagaaagttgATAACTATGAAAATTaagttttgtttatgtttactttCTCAACAGCATTCTGACATGAATGATGAAATGCGTACAGAAGCAATGGAGTTGTGTGTCACAGCCTGTGAAAAGTTTGCAAGTAATAATGAAGTGAGTATTTGATATTTCATCTTTTAATAGAGAGATCAAACAAAGTTGTtctctaaattacatgtatgcgCCAAGACATCTATGAGCAGGTGTACAACTGTAAAATTATACCAGTGTGATTTCTTAGAAAGGTAatattaactacatgtacctgatGCTTTGAGTAGAGAATTACCAAATCATTACCTTTCAGTAATTGGGTCTATTATTATACTGATATTGTATTATTCTCCCCATAAAATAATGATGAGAGTCAtgggaaatttgcataacacAGGAACACATTGTTATGGAAATTggtttcttttattttcaagaAATCCTAGGGTGGAACCATGCCTATTACTCTAGAAAGGCCTCGAGAGGTTCAACCCTGTTGTAAAAGTAGTAATTGTGTATGAAGCTTATGGGGAAACAACCATGATGCACACATTCTTAACTTTACATAGATTTGTATTATAGTTTATACGTTGTCACTTGGTACAAGGCAAATAATGTCATCTTATGAGCCATAAGAAAGGGGAAAGGATGCCATTTCAgtttatatacttttttatgCCATCACttgaatcaaaatatttcagtgaatattttgtcacatcaataacaaaatatattaaaatgtctTCTCTTGACCTGACTGTGATTGATAGTATTTTTGTAATCAAGATCACTAAGGTGAAGAGATAGGATCCAAAGGTTGCCAAAACCTACAAAAATAACCTGTTCACCTGCTTGGTAACTACAATGTCCATGTGCAAATCAACTTTTGTTGTTTCCTGGCTAActtgtttttgaaataaattttgactACTACTACAATTATTTTTCAGAGAAGAAaacatgtgcatacatacatttaatcaGTAATATGATTATAGAATTGTCAAATATGTTCAAAATTAACCATCATTTTTTATGTCATTTTCTTCCAGAATGCAGCAAAAATGATTAAGGAAAGTATGGATAAAAAATTTGGATCATCCTGGCATGCTATCGTTGGAGAAGGCTATGGCTTTGAGATCACACATGAAGTTAAAAATATTCTGTACATGTTCTTTGGTGGAAACCTGGCAATCACTATCTGGAAATGCTCATAAGAACAATTGCCATCATAGATAGATGTTTTCTCCTCTTTAcatgtttgtgtttatcttttgCCTAAAGCTTTTGTACAAAACATTTCTTCACTTCTTATTGTCTTTTGAAAACAGtcaagaaaaaatagtttttcatgtttgtcgcCCAAGGACCAAGACtgaattttgtatattttctcaAGGGACATACAAATTAATTGAGAATGTATTTTTGCTTATATTTTATCTGATAAGTAGTCAGTTGATTTATATTGATAGTTCATTTACTTTCAATTCTGTGCATTTATTAATATGATTTTCCTTGTCTCTGCATGTTGAACTCCACGTATTCTAGGATTATTCCTACAATTAGAGTTCTACTTAAACTGTAGTTGAGTAGTGCATAATTGTAGACTGTAAGACTATGCAAATAACCAATAATTGTACTAGAGATGTCCGGGGAGAACACTAATGTATGTGATACTTTTTTGGGGGGTTTGTTTTATGATCCCAACAAACTATTCTCACAAGGCAGGGCATATTTTTTTCTGCTGACATAACTGTTGTCAGAAAGAGGCATGTGGTTATGCACTGCAGTTTTGATAACCACAACGTTCATGTGTGATGCAAAGGTTTATTGGTGTTTGTAGTATAAAGATACTTGTCACAACGTGATGGTggtgtattgtatttgtaagtgCAAGAATTGAAGACGTAAAATATGTAGCACTTTTGTTGGATTGATTTCCAATCCACTTATAACGTGATGGGTGCTGCAATCACCTCGTCTCCCTCCCTCAATAAATACTGTTACTGATATCATTTATGGAGATCCAGTTTTAGactatgcatacatttaaaatattccACACTTTTCTTGCATTACTTTGTTTTCAGAAACTTTGTCAGAGAAAATGTTAAGTCATCCATATCcctattacaaaaaaaaaagtattttcacacaaaatatatactcTCATATCAATTCCAGGCGCTTTCGaccaaaaatttaaaatgttagtAAATCAGCAATTTACAAcaatttttctaatttttttgtgtattgAAAACATCCACAACATACTGGTAATAATGTCTTGTTGAATATTTTGCCACTTTACATGTCTATCACCTATTGAAAACAGTATGTTATTACATTCAGTGTTCCATGGCAATTTTGATATGGTTTGTTAaagaaagtacaaaataacacatAACAATTATATGAATCCTTTCAAGAAAATTACAAGTGGTGATTTGCTCGGAAATTTAAGGAGCATACATATCTATGGTGGGAAGAATATCAATTGTTGGTGTTTTTATGTGTCCACAATTCAATTAGCttatattcattttttgtaCATACTGGTTAGATTGATTACGTCATgtatgtctgtttctgtctgatGACAAAATGTGCTTTGATGTATTGTATTAAATGCAAAGTACAATAAACGCTTACATGTCTAATCAAACAAATATTATTgtagaaagttttttttttttttatagaacaAGAGTTCTGAACTTCATACGATATTAACCCTTACAACGCcatgtctgtatatatgcagacaatCCCTTTTGAGGTCCCACTCCACATCTGTAAATATGCAGACAAGTTTACTCAGTTGCATAAGCTACATTTCCACCTCTTGGATTGATTGTATGTTTATTATTCCTATCAAGTTAAAGTTGATAATGTAGAGTAGGTAAGATACTACTCTGTAGTGGAAAAAATCCTTgacctagggagtcttttgcatgaaaagtctaTGAAATGGGTTGGcttcagtgtgccctctaagccaatttcaCATGCCACTggcacacacaatttctagtgacaaaccaaaatttggtgtccctatctcttactatgtagtgactcaaAAGAAATACCAGTTTTTAGCATTTTGACctgcaacaacaaaatttgactatcattagaggacacactggtcaGCTTGAGAAACTATGTTTTCTTATTTCTAAATCCTTACACAAAACCTTTTTTTGTGATATTCATGTTGATATTTTACTCGGAAAAGAAAAtagaatatcaatatcaatatagtATTGACAggtttgtatatgtgtattaatCTACAATCCTGATCCTGTTATTCAAGTTCactcaaaaagtactttatTGAATCGTTAATTTGATTTGTCTGACTGTCATGCCACAgatctcattattattattatatactttattgtcatgctaaatttacatgaaattcaaTGTACATTGGCCGGGGGAAAGGGAAGAACACAGAGAGTAATTCAACTTACTTTTacctacatacacatacataaacacacgtCAGGCTGTTACTGATTCAATAGATGGATTGACCTTGGTACAAAACTGTGCTTAAATCTATTTGTGCGAGAACATGGAACCCTAAGGCGATGACCACTTGGAAGATATTCATACTCTGTATGAAGTGGATGATTAGgatctttcattattttatccGCCATCTTAATAACTTTATCTTTGTACACCACAGAGTTCTGAACAGGTTCATCATGACTGTCATCAAGTAACTTTTACTAGCATCTCATGATACTAGTAGTGATAATCAGATATCTTTCACTAAGTATAATAATATGTGTTATACTTcatatgaagaaaaatgttcaGATCTGACCCATGGCCCTTTAACAAAAGACTGATCCTATGTTATCCATATGGCTGTAGTCATTCTAGATTGTGAGCTTCAAACATTGACATTTACACAATCATTTTTGCATTTAAAGTAAACATttgccatgtatgtatgtatgtatgtatgtatgtatgtatgtatgtatgtatgtatgtatgtatgtatgtatgtatgtatgtatgtatgtatgtatgcacatggCCTCAATAGTTGGATTATTTAGGAATGTAAGAGAAAAGATATTTCAATGATTCTACATTCACCTACTACATTCCATATTCTGTTATTCACTTACACatttgacacatacatacaacctTACACATTCTCTTGTACTATTCTACATTCACCCAGTGTACACTATCACTCTGGGTAAGGTCAAACCTATGCTGAACCACATATTGACCAGACACTAAAGAATATCTATACTATTCTATTTAGAAATTTATAGAAATTTTACAGCATTAGGTTGTGCCCTGGTTCAATATCTTTGTACACTCAACATGGATCTTACCAGCTGTGGTTGGATTAGTATGTAAGTGTAAGGTACAACATGATGGGATGCCCTCACACATATCGGTCAACCCATCTCACACTATGGCATGATGGGATGCCCTCACACATATCGGTCAACCCATCTCACACTATAGcatgatggggtgccctcacacatatCGGTCAACCCATCTCACACTATGGCATGATGGGATGCCCTCACACATATCAGTCAACCCATCTCACACTATGGCATGATGGGATGCCCTCACACATATCGGTCAACCCATCTCACACTATGGTATGATGGGATGCCCTcacacacatcagtcaacccatCTCACACCATGGCATGATGGGATGCCCTCACACATACCAGTCGACCCAGCTCACACCATTGcatgatggggtgccctcacacatatCAGTCAACCTATCTCACACTCTGGCATAACGGGGTTCATTCACACATCAATCAACCCATCTCACACTCTATGTTTGGATGACACCAGTGGGCATACAATATATGTAACTGAGACATGCAAAAcccacatacaaatgtatagacCCTAGAAGTTTATCATGTAGCTTTGACCATAATGagaacaatatttacaaaagtgATTATATGACTTGTCTTCTTGTAGTCATGCCTTTATCTGTACAGATCAGATAGATTGATATCAAAATGTACCAGCCATTCAATATGAGGTTATTACCCAATATCATCTCTTTGTTTGCTTCACCACAAGTTCCATTTCTGCAAAGTGAGACGAGTTGAACACTACAGAAATGGCACTCACAGTGACCAAGATGATATCGGGTAAGGACCAGTTCATCTTATACAAATGGCAACAGCATTTTATAGACATAACCATTCATAACTAGTACAAAGTGGTCACAACATGTTTAAAACATATGACCATACACAATGATTGAACCAGTAGTCGGTGCATATTTATAGCAAGACACATCATTATATATCGACTAAGGAAAAGGTCAGGTAATCCATAACTGCATTATGACCCTTCTTTATTATCAGTATGCATAGATAATAAATCTTTACAATACCAAATTATCACTGGTTGACCACGTTATGAAAtcatttcatattcataatgTCAAGTCATTATCCAAATTATGACATACTAGTACTTTTACTACTCACACTCTCACCACTGGTGGCACTCTACTGTGTAATTAATACAGAGATACCTCAAGACACATTCATACCACAGGTGTGCTGCTACAATCAATTACCAGTTCACTACTTGTGATGATGCTGCTTTCATCTACCATAGCATATTCTTTCATCCAATTTATTTTCATGAGCAACAGCCATGTAAAATGGTTCAGCAACACTTATCTATGTGATGAATGATTTCCTTTTGGACCCAACAGAAACTTTAAAAGTGTTGAAAAATTATAGTAAAGAGCGCCCCCAACGTTAAGAGTATCGTTGTTACTTTGTCTTCAAACTCTCCCTCTGTATCTTGTGTACATTTGCTACACCAAGCCTGTACTAATGGTACATATTACATGCTGATGAAAGTGAAGATTATCCTGCATTGAAagctgataaacaaagttatatgCTCCCTGTTATGTAAAACCTAcataaaatacaatgtttgtTCTTTCAGCTTGACTTTCACCCGAGTTCTGACACTTTCTATTTCGGGCGGTATAGAGTAATAAGCTCCAAGTCACATTATTTTTAACATCACATGAAAACTGACACATCACATCATTTAAAGCACAGCAGTATCACACATGAGTCTCAGGGTTCTACACAAACCTTGCTAGCAACTAGGGATGCTCCAACAAAACTTAGCTTATGagtaaaattttcaaaagaCTTTTTTCCTCAAGTGAACTCCGATGTCATGCTAGTATGCCAAATTCAACATGGTGGTTGCAATTTGCCATAGGTAAGAGATTGGTAAAGTATCCATTCAAACTTATGTATGACTATCACTGAACTTTACACATTATTGACCATAGTTACCACTCAACTGGATGACTTTAACACAGGTTATACTCAACAGGTTGACAGCATGTCAATTAGCCATGAAAATGATGTCGTGAAACCTCTGGTAAAATCCATCTTGGGGTACTCAAATTGTTGCATATatgttttgaaatgtcaaaCATCTTATAGTGTAGACAGAAAGATTCACCATTGCTGATGCTTTTGTTAACATTAGCTAAACCACAGATCCTACATTTGTATGGTCTATAGCTAAAAATTTGCAACAAATGAGTGTACATAGTGAGTCTTCTATCTAACCCTACTACCAATTTTATACTCACAGACAATGTTAAAGACAGTGCACTCTGAGACTATCGACTTGATTATAGAAATCCTCTCCACTGCCTTCTATAATCAAGCCATATTCATCAAAATGATCAATTGGTGTAGATATGTACAGATTTTCCATTGTGCTGATATGGTCACATTCCTTTATAATAGCTAGGCATTCTCGTTCATTTAGTTCATTCTCTGTTAGTGACAGAATTCTAAGCTTCTCACAGTTACTGCAAGTATACGACAGTCTTGTACCAATGTTGCTTATGAGATGTAGTTGACATTTACTCATTGCCAGGTGCTGCACAGTTTTGGTACAGTTTTTGATCAAAGTGAATAATGCTTCTGGATTATTAGCCAAGTTGTTACCACTGAGATCAAGTACACAAAGTGTGGATGGATGAGTAGATGTAGCAAGGTATACTATGTCACTACTTGTTAAGTGACATGAACTTAAACCAAGATACTGTAATGGCTGTTTTACACTTCCAACCAATCTTCTTAATGAtcctccaattctgttgttgctCAGATCTAGTCGTTTCAAGTACTGGAAAGTATTTAGAGTCTCTGATAGACCTTTTAACATTCTTTCCGTAACTGGATAATTTCTTGTCAAGTCCAAAAGATTGTAGCTGAGGCCTAGTGCTTCCAATTTGATGAGTTTTTTCAAATCTGGTAATAAGTTGAGAACACCGCTACATTCTAGACTGTTCATGCTAAGATTCACACCTCTACAATACTGGAATCAAAacagacatgaaaaaaaaatcagaaatacTACATCTAAGTGACACAAAAACTACATGAGAGTTGTAAAGGTATTTCCTATAACCAATACATTGTAGAAAATTATCCATCCACCATGGACAATAATGTCTGACCAAAAGTTTGATGGTACACACACCCAATTTATATTACTTGCATGAAATAACGTTACAATTCAACAAGAGTGCTCCAATGAATGCAATATTTAATTATCTTCAAACCTTGATT is a window of Glandiceps talaboti chromosome 5, keGlaTala1.1, whole genome shotgun sequence DNA encoding:
- the LOC144435747 gene encoding leucine-rich repeat-containing protein 14-like, with amino-acid sequence MDVLKELDDNNYQKPSCHSCTSCTSPRKLVDISAMVLVKDLRTIEQAVKCLPAELFEPLMRACVLGSHLLVSRQLVWSWPFQVLNFKKLLPQDDPESCEKLKSAFNEYEKCLGSIIVRTIAERKNDKLRVVDIRDFDIDQESTNLIGLFAAKPMLDKEQEHGGERLVRLAEKAIKRQPIKVSPPKDPLILHVDCVVKPENVDVVTLAMAIHHISPISLKCAKLHATSLGVMKLLPIIRCLDPQYCRGVNLSMNSLECSGVLNLLPDLKKLIKLEALGLSYNLLDLTRNYPVTERMLKGLSETLNTFQYLKRLDLSNNRIGGSLRRLVGSVKQPLQYLGLSSCHLTSSDIVYLATSTHPSTLCVLDLSGNNLANNPEALFTLIKNCTKTVQHLAMSKCQLHLISNIGTRLSYTCSNCEKLRILSLTENELNERECLAIIKECDHISTMENLYISTPIDHFDEYGLIIEGSGEDFYNQVDSLRVHCL
- the LOC144435251 gene encoding dynein axonemal light chain 4-like, with product MEEPTEGKKEEKETDIRRLQTYPLIRHSDMNDEMRTEAMELCVTACEKFASNNENAAKMIKESMDKKFGSSWHAIVGEGYGFEITHEVKNILYMFFGGNLAITIWKCS
- the LOC144435771 gene encoding endonuclease V-like, which encodes MGCCVTKDERSDHCVEIHTNERQTESTNHEMSNKPAVQSGDDNKSTVMIDEEVRQRWEKEQNELKAKLITENTETWQSSKEFEGLEYVGGVDISFVKGDNVNACASLIVCSYPDLEVIHSDCTMVQLTSPYIPGFLAFREVKFLVDCIDKLRVEKPELLPQVILVDGNGLIHPREFGTACHLGVLSDIPCIGVAKKLFQVDGLEKNSRHLEKIRKLEKGGDTFPLVGNSGRVLGMALRSCNTSSNPVYVSIGHKINLDSSVKLVQCCCKYRIPEPVRQADIRSREFLRQNFKGSEKSTTGNVL